A stretch of DNA from Streptomyces sp. NBC_01197:
GAGGAGTGCAGCGCTGTGCTGTGCGCCAGCGCGGAGCCGAGCCGCTCGACGGTGGCATCGGGCAGCTCGAAAGCGTTCAGTGCGCGGCCGAGGAGTCGCGCGAGGTGCTCCTCGGTCGTCTCATGCGAATGGCTCAAGGTCACTCCAGGCCGTCGCGGCAAGTCATGAGGTCGGAACTCAACGTAGCCCCTGGGTCTGACAACGTGGCCTTCGTTCGGCAAAACGAAGGGGGCGTGTGGAAAATTCCCGGGCGCCCCACCAACTCACGTGTCCGGTAAGTCAGTAGATGCTGTGTCAGGTCCGGTCGGTTTCCGCCCCTGCCCCGTACAGGTCGCGGTGGGCCGGGAACCATCCGCCCGGGCCCTCCACCGACTCCGCCGCCCGGACGGCGCGGACCACGGCCCGGCTCAGCGCGTCGGCGCCCGCGGCCAGCACTTCGTTGAGGACGCTCAGGTCGGGGCGATGCCCTGTGCCGGTGGCAAGTGCGAAGACGGTATCGCCGTCGTGCAGGAGATGGACGGGCCGCACGGCACGCGCAAGGCCGTCGTGTGCGGTTCCGGCCAGCTTCTGCGCCTGGGCGCGGGTGAGTTCGGCGTCGGTGGCCACGACGGCGATGGTGGTGTTCAGCGGGGGGCGCGCATTGCGCTCGCGCGCCAGAGCCAGTTGCCGCTGCGCCGCCTCGTGGACGGCCGCTGAGGGGTATTCGGGCCGGCCCAGGCCGTACTCGCCGTAGAGCACACCCGTCAGCGGATCGACCGGTGAGCCCACCGCGTTGACCACGGCGAGGGCGCCCACGGTGACGCCGGACGCGAGCGTGATGCTCGCCGAGCCGACGCCGCCCTTGAGCCCGCCGGCCACCGCGCCCGTACCGGCGCCGACGCTGCCCTGTTCGACCGGCGTGCCCGGCGCCGTGTCCGCCGCGGCTTCCACGGCCGCGCGTCCGGTCGACGCGTCCGGCCTGGCCCGCCAGTCGCCGCCGCGGCCCAGATCGAAGACACACGCGGCGGGGACGACCGGTACTACCTGGGCGGGGTCGGGCCCGACCTGGAAACCGCGGCCCTGTTCCTCCAGCCAGGCCATCACGCCCGCAGCGGAGTCCAGCCCGTACGCGCTGCCGCCCGTCAGTACGACGGCGTCCACGCGCTGCACCAGATTGCGTGGATCGAGGGCGTCCGTCTCCCGGGTGCCGGGGCCGCCGCCGCGTACGTCCACGGCGGCGACCGCGCCGCCGGGCGGAGCCAGGACGACAGTGGTGCCACTCAGCGCACGCTCACCGGGGACCCGCGCGTGCCCGACCCGCAGCCCGTCCACGTCGGTGAGCGAGTCCGAGCCTGAGTCCGGGGGTGACTGGTCGGGGTCCGAGTCCGAGCCGATGCCGGGGGATGGGCGTGCGGGTGTGGTGTGCGAGCCGGCTGTACGGGCCGTGTCCACGCGGCGCTCTGACTGGCGGTCTGCTGCGGTCATGCCCCCCATGGGACCACTGCTGCCTGTGCTGCACCCCCGGCAGCCCCTTCCCCTCCCAGGCCCCGGCTCCGGCTCCGGCTCCCGGCCGAGCCCCATTGCCTCCCGCATGTGGCGCAGGCCCTGGGGGGCAGGCGGAGCGGTACGGCGGCCGGGCGCCGTACCCTTGCCGTATGAGCACTGCCCCCGCTTCCGGCGCCGCCCCCCGTGACGACGAGGACCGCGACTCCGCGACCCCCTCCGGCGCGGGATGTGGCGCAGGCCCTGGGGGGCAGGCGGAGCGGTACGGCGGCCGGGCGCCGTACCCTTGCCGTATGAGCACTGCCCCCGCTTCCGGCGCCGCCCCCCGTGACGACGAGGACCGCGACTCCGCGACCCCCTCCGGCGCGACGCCGCCGGAGTCCGGGCCGAAGCCCACCACCACCCCTACGCCGGTGTCCAAGCCGGTGTCCAAGCTGGTCTTCGACGATCCGCTCGACCAGCAGTCCCCGGACGATACGGACCACGGCTGGGGCGACCAGTCGTCCGCCGGGAGCAGCGCATCGGATCTGGCCCGCTTCCTCGACGAGAAGCCGCCGCACCACATCTGACCCGCACCTGGCGCCAGGGATCGTGGACTCAGCACCCGCATTCAGCACAGGGTGACCTCCAGTTTCGACGTGGCTCCGGCCGCCGCCAGCGCGGTCGCCGTCGAGCGGGGCACAGCGAGAACGACGAGGGCTCCGGTCTCGGGGGAGGCATCGCCGCCCGTGTCGCCCGCATCCGGCACGTCGGCCACCCGGACGCCCGTAGCGACCACCCGCGCCACCCGCGGCCTTCCCGGCGGACCGGACCCCACCGAAGCGCCGTCGGGTGCGGTGTCACCGGCTGTGGCGTCATCGATCGCGATGACATCGACGTGGTCGCCCGGGGCCAGCAGCCGCACGGTCGCCGCGTCGGCAATCCGTACCGGAGCGGACACCGGAGCTGGGCGGTCCGAGGCCGCAGGGGCGCCCGGCGCGCGGGCCCGCACCTCCGCCGCACCGTCCGACCCGGCACCGGCCCGGGGCTCTACCCTGGCGGGCGCGTCGGCCCGGACCCCGGCCGGGGGCTCCGCGCCCCCCGCATCGCGTGGCGCCCAGGCGGCCAGGGCCGCAGCCGCGAGAACCAGCCCCGCCACCACCGTCCGGCGCCATCGCCCCAGAGCTCGCCGAATACGGTGCCGTCCCGGGTGCACCCGCAGCGGGGCGAACGGCGGCACTCCGCGCGGCTCGGGCGCGGACACGACCGGTACGGGCATGGGGATCATGGCAACCACCGCCTGGTGAAGAGGAGTCTGGGCGAGCTCCTCCCACGATCCGGCGTTCCGCGACATCCTGCTGAGAGCTGTGGACTACTCGCGAGTTGTGGACAACCCACTCACCCCCGCGGCCTTCCCCAGGTCATTCCGCCCCCCGCATCAGCCGCCGGTCCCGCAGCGCCCACCCCACCCGACAGCGCCCGTCCCGCAGCGCCCACCCCCTCAGGGCAGCTTGATCCCCGGGTCGACTCCGTCCAGCGCACGCGCACAGTGGCACTCATCCGACTGCTCCGCAGGCAGCCCGGCCACCGCGTCGAAGAGCACCGTGCGCAGCCGGTCCACATTGGCGGCGAAAACCATCAGCACCTCGTCGTGGGAGACGCCATCTCCTGCCTCGGCCCCCGCGTCCAGATCCGTGACCAGCGTCATCGACGTGTAGCAGAGCCCCAGTTCGCGGGCGAGGGCTGCTTCCGGGTGCCCGGTCATGCCCACCACGGACCAGCCCATCGCCGCATGCCAGCGCGATTCGGCCCTGGTCGAGAACCGCGGCCCCTCGATGACGACCAGAGTCCCGCCGTCCACCGGCTCCCACTCCCGCCCGCGCGCCGCCGCGAGGGCGGCCTTGCGGCCGACACGGCAGTACGGGTCGGCCAGCGATACATGCACCACGTTCGGAATGCTGCCGTCCGGCAGCGCCTGGCCGTCGTAGTACGTCTGCGGGCGCGCCTTCGTACGGTCCACCATCTGGTCCGGTACGAGCAGCGTCCCCGGCCCGTACTCCGGCCGCAGCCCGCCGACCGCGCACGGGCCGAGCACCTGCCGTACACCCACGGACCGCAACGCCCAGATGTTCGCCCGGTAGTTGATGAGGTGCGGGGGCAGATGGTGGCCGCGCCCGTGCCGGGGGAGGAACGCCACCCGGCGCCCGGCGATCTCACCGAGGAAGAGGGAGTCGCTCGGCTTCCCGTACGGGGTGTCCACCGCGACCTCGGTCACGTCCTCCAGGAAGGAGTAGAAGCCGGAGCCGCCGATGACCCCGATGTCCGCTGTGGGGACCGCGGTGTCTCCCGCGGTTGCCTGGTCTGCCGAGTTCGCCACATTCACCATGCCGGTCACACTATCCGGGGCTCCGGACGCGCCCCGGACACACCGAAAGCCCCACCGTCGGACGACGGCGGGGCTTCCGGGAAACCGGTATCAGGCGGCCGAGCTGCCGCTGGAGGAGCTGCTCGACGACGATGCCGACGATGCCGAGCCGGCCGACTTCGAGGCTCCCGCCTTCGCGTCGGAACCCGAGGAGCCGGACGAACTCGAAGAACCGGACGACCCCGAAGAGCCCGAGGACGAATCCGACGAGGACGACGACGAACCGGCGGGCTTGGAGGACGCCGCCGTGCTGCTCGACGAGGAGCCACGGCTGTCGTTCCGGTAGAAACCCGAGCCCTTGAAGACAATGCCGACCGCCGAGAACACCTTCTTCAGGCGTCCATCACAGCTTGGGCATACGGTCAGGGCGTCATCGGTGAACTTCTGCACCGCCTCGAGGCCCTCGCTGCATTCGGTGCACTGATACTGATAGGTCGGCACTTGCTCCTCCTGGCACTCTCACTCAGTGAGTGCTAACGACGTTCTATAGTGACGTATTCCGCTGGATCAGTCCACTGAGACCGGCACTCGGTGACCGATCCCACGCCCTGTGCCGCGCTTGAAGCCGCGGCCGGCGTCCCGCCCGGTGTCGTTTTCGGAGCCCTGCTCCGCCCCCGGTCCCGCGTCGCGCGGCGTCAGCCGCGACCGCAGGGCCAGCAGTGTGAGCAGCGCCAGTACGGTCCCGCCCATCGGCACCAGGAACCCGGCGCTTGAGCTGAACGCGTCGGTCAGCTCGCCCGCCACCGAGACGGCCGCGGCCTGTCCCAGTGCCACCGAACCGGTCAGCCAGGTGAAGGCCTCGGTACGAGCCGAAGTCGGCACCAGGGTGTCCACCAGGGTGTATCCGCTGATCAGCGCGGGTGCGATGCAGAGTCCGACCAGCAGTCCCAGTCCCGCGATGAGCGGCACCGTGTGCATCGCCCAGAGTCCGGACGCGGTGACGGCCAGCGCGGTGTACGCGATCAGCAGCCGGGACTTCGGGGCGATCTTCCAGGCGACGGCGCCGCAGACGATGCCCGCGAGCATGTTGCCCGCGGCGAAGACCCCGTACAGCACACCGTTCACACCGGGCTGGCCGATCTCCTCGGCGAAGGCGGTCAGCGAGACCTGCATGCCGCC
This window harbors:
- a CDS encoding FmdB family zinc ribbon protein, which encodes MPTYQYQCTECSEGLEAVQKFTDDALTVCPSCDGRLKKVFSAVGIVFKGSGFYRNDSRGSSSSSTAASSKPAGSSSSSSDSSSGSSGSSGSSSSSGSSGSDAKAGASKSAGSASSASSSSSSSSGSSAA
- a CDS encoding RcpC/CpaB family pilus assembly protein; protein product: MPVPVVSAPEPRGVPPFAPLRVHPGRHRIRRALGRWRRTVVAGLVLAAAALAAWAPRDAGGAEPPAGVRADAPARVEPRAGAGSDGAAEVRARAPGAPAASDRPAPVSAPVRIADAATVRLLAPGDHVDVIAIDDATAGDTAPDGASVGSGPPGRPRVARVVATGVRVADVPDAGDTGGDASPETGALVVLAVPRSTATALAAAGATSKLEVTLC
- a CDS encoding S-methyl-5'-thioadenosine phosphorylase, yielding MVNVANSADQATAGDTAVPTADIGVIGGSGFYSFLEDVTEVAVDTPYGKPSDSLFLGEIAGRRVAFLPRHGRGHHLPPHLINYRANIWALRSVGVRQVLGPCAVGGLRPEYGPGTLLVPDQMVDRTKARPQTYYDGQALPDGSIPNVVHVSLADPYCRVGRKAALAAARGREWEPVDGGTLVVIEGPRFSTRAESRWHAAMGWSVVGMTGHPEAALARELGLCYTSMTLVTDLDAGAEAGDGVSHDEVLMVFAANVDRLRTVLFDAVAGLPAEQSDECHCARALDGVDPGIKLP
- a CDS encoding P1 family peptidase; its protein translation is MTAADRQSERRVDTARTAGSHTTPARPSPGIGSDSDPDQSPPDSGSDSLTDVDGLRVGHARVPGERALSGTTVVLAPPGGAVAAVDVRGGGPGTRETDALDPRNLVQRVDAVVLTGGSAYGLDSAAGVMAWLEEQGRGFQVGPDPAQVVPVVPAACVFDLGRGGDWRARPDASTGRAAVEAAADTAPGTPVEQGSVGAGTGAVAGGLKGGVGSASITLASGVTVGALAVVNAVGSPVDPLTGVLYGEYGLGRPEYPSAAVHEAAQRQLALARERNARPPLNTTIAVVATDAELTRAQAQKLAGTAHDGLARAVRPVHLLHDGDTVFALATGTGHRPDLSVLNEVLAAGADALSRAVVRAVRAAESVEGPGGWFPAHRDLYGAGAETDRT